A window of the Desulfobacula toluolica Tol2 genome harbors these coding sequences:
- a CDS encoding YybH family protein, producing MKLTRNEIKQLLRGWNHAWARHDLDMVMTFFHDDIFFENWTGACIKGVKALRKAWEPWFINHGNFRFLEQETFIDEQHQKVLYRWVLEWPSTEPGFEDKQEIRKGVDVIHFQDGKIINKLTYTKTTIEIDDKRLPLHL from the coding sequence ATGAAACTGACACGCAATGAAATCAAACAGCTGTTACGAGGATGGAACCATGCCTGGGCAAGACATGACCTTGATATGGTCATGACATTTTTTCATGATGACATTTTTTTTGAAAACTGGACAGGTGCCTGTATAAAAGGCGTCAAAGCACTCAGGAAAGCCTGGGAACCATGGTTTATCAACCATGGTAACTTCAGGTTTCTTGAACAGGAAACATTCATTGACGAACAGCACCAGAAAGTTCTCTATCGATGGGTTCTTGAATGGCCCTCAACCGAACCTGGGTTTGAAGACAAGCAGGAAATAAGGAAAGGGGTTGATGTGATTCATTTTCAGGACGGAAAAATCATCAATAAGCTGACATATACAAAAACAACCATTGAAATTGATGATAAAAGACTGCCCCTGCATTTATAA
- the ftsY gene encoding signal recognition particle-docking protein FtsY yields MVENKKEGKGFFSKLKTGLAKTRKVLTTDINELFGPGKAIDEVLFEELEELLITSDLGIDITMEMMERIKKKSKKLSSAEELKQVLKEELIDLFPNTSTDTSTGTSDTAKEKPVTKPHVIMVVGVNGTGKTTTLGKLAMKFTSQGKKVLIAAADTFRAAAIEQVEIWADRSNSSIVRHKAGADPAAVAYDAVEASIARDIDIVLIDTAGRLHTQKNLMEELKKIKRSVNKKMPGAPHEVLMVLDATTGQNAISQATLFNQAVELTQIALTKLDGTAKGGIVAAISSTMKLPITYIGVGEKIEDLQEFDASRFVTALFD; encoded by the coding sequence TTGGTGGAGAATAAAAAAGAGGGAAAAGGTTTTTTTTCAAAACTGAAAACCGGACTGGCAAAGACAAGGAAGGTTCTGACCACTGACATAAATGAATTATTTGGTCCTGGCAAGGCCATTGATGAAGTGCTGTTTGAAGAATTAGAAGAGCTGTTGATCACATCTGATCTTGGGATTGATATTACCATGGAAATGATGGAAAGAATAAAGAAAAAGTCCAAAAAACTTTCCTCTGCTGAAGAACTCAAACAGGTTTTAAAAGAAGAATTGATTGACCTGTTCCCAAATACGTCAACAGATACTTCAACAGGCACGTCAGATACAGCAAAAGAAAAACCAGTCACAAAACCCCATGTCATAATGGTTGTAGGCGTTAATGGAACCGGCAAAACAACGACCTTGGGAAAGCTTGCAATGAAGTTCACATCCCAGGGAAAAAAAGTCCTCATTGCAGCAGCAGACACCTTCAGGGCCGCTGCAATCGAACAAGTGGAAATCTGGGCAGACCGGTCCAATTCCTCCATTGTCAGACATAAGGCAGGAGCTGATCCGGCAGCCGTTGCCTATGATGCGGTTGAAGCATCCATTGCCAGGGATATTGATATTGTCTTGATTGATACGGCCGGCAGACTTCATACACAAAAGAACCTGATGGAAGAACTTAAAAAGATAAAGCGCTCCGTTAATAAAAAAATGCCGGGGGCTCCCCATGAGGTATTAATGGTTCTTGATGCGACCACCGGTCAAAATGCCATTTCCCAGGCAACCTTGTTCAACCAGGCTGTTGAACTCACCCAGATTGCCCTGACAAAACTTGACGGCACTGCCAAAGGCGGTATTGTCGCGGCTATTTCAAGCACCATGAAACTGCCGATAACCTATATTGGTGTGGGAGAGAAGATAGAAGATCTTCAGGAATTTGATGCAAGTCGCTTTGTTACTGCGTTATTTGATTAA
- the mgtE gene encoding magnesium transporter: protein MYNEQIKILTASLKRLLRRGATKQLLNILKKTHMADLSTAFKELSADNRERLFRLMNDPEQIGLLFSMLDENIFLEFVKNVELSKLVDIFDHMPSDDAASLLNLLDEELSDQILSKMQKEESDNVEQLMSYGEDTAGSLMVTDFIALEEDMGAKQVIEALQNKYLDVEMPFYIYVVDEYGKLVGVSSLRQLVVVHPQLPLKEFMAKDLVSVKPYTDREEVARLVSRYDYLAVPVVDNDNRIVGIVTVDDVIDILHEAADEDILKMAGVGEEYIETQTVFRGTRIRLPWLFASFLGGVAAFFIIGGFEENLVKFTSLAAFIPVIMGMGGNIGTQSSTIVVRGIATGRINLQDFFKVVSKELAVGVILGVIYGVFIGVIAKLTFASEPFSLPLAFSVGLAIISSMSIAALVGSMVPLIFERLNIDPAVATGPFVTTSIDIVSVYCYFTIAGHLLNL, encoded by the coding sequence ATGTACAATGAACAGATAAAAATTTTGACAGCCAGTTTAAAAAGACTGTTACGGCGTGGGGCAACCAAACAGTTGCTGAATATTTTAAAAAAAACCCACATGGCTGATCTTTCCACTGCCTTTAAAGAATTGTCTGCAGATAACCGGGAAAGGCTGTTCAGGCTGATGAATGATCCGGAACAGATAGGTCTTCTTTTCTCCATGCTGGATGAAAATATTTTTTTGGAATTTGTAAAAAATGTAGAACTCAGCAAGCTTGTGGATATATTTGATCACATGCCGTCTGATGATGCGGCATCCCTTTTGAACCTTCTGGATGAAGAGCTTTCCGATCAAATTCTTTCAAAAATGCAGAAAGAAGAATCAGACAATGTCGAGCAGTTGATGAGCTATGGTGAAGATACTGCCGGCAGCCTTATGGTTACCGATTTTATCGCATTGGAAGAGGATATGGGGGCAAAACAGGTGATTGAAGCATTACAGAACAAGTATCTGGATGTTGAAATGCCCTTTTATATCTATGTGGTGGATGAATATGGAAAACTTGTCGGGGTCAGTTCTTTACGACAATTGGTTGTTGTACACCCTCAACTGCCTTTAAAAGAATTCATGGCAAAAGATCTGGTTTCAGTAAAACCCTATACGGACAGGGAGGAAGTTGCCCGCCTGGTGTCACGGTATGATTATCTGGCGGTTCCTGTTGTGGATAATGATAATCGGATCGTTGGAATTGTAACGGTTGATGATGTTATTGATATCCTCCATGAAGCCGCAGACGAAGACATCTTGAAAATGGCCGGTGTGGGTGAGGAATATATTGAAACCCAGACTGTTTTCAGGGGAACACGAATTCGTCTGCCCTGGTTGTTTGCAAGTTTTTTGGGTGGAGTTGCCGCATTTTTCATTATCGGAGGATTTGAGGAAAATCTTGTAAAATTCACAAGTTTGGCCGCTTTTATTCCTGTTATTATGGGAATGGGTGGAAATATCGGTACTCAGAGTTCCACAATCGTGGTAAGGGGTATTGCCACCGGAAGAATCAACCTCCAGGATTTTTTCAAAGTTGTTTCAAAAGAACTGGCTGTTGGTGTGATTCTCGGAGTCATATACGGGGTTTTCATAGGGGTTATCGCCAAATTAACCTTTGCATCAGAGCCGTTTTCTTTGCCCCTGGCATTTTCCGTAGGGCTTGCCATAATATCTTCCATGTCAATTGCAGCACTTGTGGGCTCAATGGTTCCGCTTATTTTTGAGAGACTCAATATTGACCCTGCTGTTGCAACCGGACCCTTTGTCACAACTTCCATTGATATTGTCAGTGTGTATTGCTATTTCACGATAGCCGGTCATCTTCTGAATCTTTAG
- the ligA gene encoding NAD-dependent DNA ligase LigA, whose amino-acid sequence MNETIKKEARQLQKQLTDHSHRYHVLNNPIISDFEYDMMLKRLIEIEDEFPELSVPDSPTKRIGAPPLASFEQAPHSIPMLSLDNAFNNQDVAEFHNRIVKNLNREDIFYIAEPKLDGVAVELTYENGILVQATTRGDGIIGEVITQNVRTIRSVPLKLHGENSELPSLLEVRGEVIIRKSDFERLNKLRLENQEQVFANPRNAAAGALRQLDSKITAQRPLDIFVYGTGLVQGLSFQRQSQMLEVLKGFGFPVNPHIKTGITLDGVLKFYKKLEELRDGLAYEIDGMVIKVDDILSQRQLGEKIKSPRWAIAYKFPAMQKTTTIKDIIVQVGRTGTLTPVAILESVNIGGAMVSRATLHNEDEIKRKDIRIGDKALVMRAGDVIPKVVKIIESERTGNEVPFEMPDHCPVCHSKIEKFKLDKSCINKCVNASCQAQLKERIKHFVSKKAFDIEGFGKKSVDQLVDQDMIRSFADVFLLKADKLADLDRMAEKSATNLVVSIEKSKMISLRRFVYALGIDHTGENAAKLISEQFSTLDDIMAASERDLERIHGIGPETALAVHKFFSNLENRAILEQILRLGVMITNDQSSQSGLKDNPFNNKRIVLTGTLQTMTRSEAKKQLEKLGAGVISSISSKTDFLIAGEKAGSKLEKAQKLGVAILDENGFVALLKDCL is encoded by the coding sequence ATGAATGAAACCATAAAAAAAGAAGCCCGACAACTGCAAAAACAATTAACCGATCACAGCCATCGGTATCATGTCCTGAATAATCCGATTATTTCAGATTTTGAATATGATATGATGCTCAAACGGCTCATTGAAATTGAAGATGAATTTCCTGAGTTGTCTGTTCCGGATTCACCGACCAAAAGGATAGGGGCGCCGCCTCTGGCTTCATTTGAACAGGCCCCCCATTCCATTCCCATGTTGAGTCTGGACAATGCATTCAATAATCAGGATGTTGCGGAGTTTCACAACAGAATTGTCAAAAATCTAAACAGGGAAGACATTTTCTACATTGCCGAGCCCAAGTTGGATGGCGTTGCCGTGGAATTGACATATGAAAACGGGATACTGGTTCAGGCCACTACCAGGGGCGATGGTATCATTGGTGAAGTTATCACACAAAACGTCAGGACCATCAGGTCTGTTCCGTTAAAATTGCATGGGGAAAACAGCGAACTGCCCTCCCTGCTTGAAGTCAGGGGTGAGGTGATCATCAGAAAGTCTGATTTTGAGCGATTAAATAAACTTCGTCTGGAAAATCAAGAACAGGTTTTTGCCAACCCGAGAAATGCAGCAGCAGGGGCTTTGCGGCAATTGGATTCAAAAATAACCGCCCAAAGGCCTCTGGATATTTTCGTGTACGGAACAGGCCTTGTGCAGGGGCTGTCGTTTCAACGCCAGTCTCAAATGCTGGAGGTACTCAAAGGCTTTGGGTTTCCGGTCAACCCCCATATTAAAACCGGGATCACCCTGGACGGGGTGTTAAAATTTTATAAAAAACTGGAAGAGTTGAGAGACGGTCTTGCCTATGAAATTGACGGTATGGTGATCAAGGTGGATGATATCTTATCACAACGGCAATTGGGCGAAAAAATTAAAAGCCCGAGATGGGCCATTGCCTATAAATTTCCTGCCATGCAAAAAACCACTACCATAAAGGACATTATTGTTCAGGTAGGCAGAACCGGGACTCTGACTCCTGTCGCAATATTGGAAAGTGTCAATATAGGCGGAGCAATGGTCTCAAGGGCAACCTTGCACAATGAAGATGAAATAAAAAGAAAAGATATCAGGATTGGAGATAAAGCTCTTGTGATGAGGGCAGGGGACGTAATTCCCAAGGTGGTAAAAATTATTGAATCTGAAAGAACAGGAAATGAAGTTCCCTTTGAAATGCCGGATCACTGTCCGGTCTGCCACAGTAAAATTGAAAAATTTAAACTGGATAAATCCTGTATTAACAAGTGCGTCAATGCATCCTGCCAGGCCCAGTTAAAAGAGAGGATCAAACATTTTGTTTCCAAAAAGGCCTTTGATATCGAAGGTTTTGGAAAAAAAAGTGTTGACCAATTGGTGGATCAAGATATGATCAGATCTTTTGCAGATGTTTTTTTGCTTAAAGCGGATAAACTTGCGGATCTTGACCGTATGGCTGAAAAATCGGCAACCAATCTGGTTGTATCAATAGAAAAATCAAAAATGATCTCTTTAAGGCGGTTTGTTTATGCCCTGGGAATTGATCATACAGGAGAAAATGCAGCAAAACTGATTTCAGAACAATTTTCCACCCTTGATGATATCATGGCAGCGTCTGAAAGAGACTTGGAACGCATACACGGAATCGGTCCTGAAACAGCTCTTGCCGTGCATAAATTTTTTTCAAACCTTGAAAACAGGGCTATTCTCGAACAGATTTTACGTTTAGGTGTCATGATCACCAATGATCAATCCTCACAGTCGGGATTAAAGGATAACCCGTTTAACAATAAACGAATTGTACTGACCGGCACATTACAGACCATGACACGCAGTGAAGCCAAAAAACAGCTTGAAAAACTGGGCGCAGGCGTTATATCAAGTATCAGTTCAAAAACCGATTTTTTAATTGCAGGTGAAAAAGCAGGCAGCAAGCTTGAAAAAGCTCAAAAATTGGGCGTTGCAATACTGGATGAGAACGGTTTTGTTGCCTTGCTCAAAGACTGCTTATAA
- the glyQ gene encoding glycine--tRNA ligase subunit alpha: MNFQDVILNLNNFWAQRGCVLIQSYDMEVGAGTFHPTTLLKALGPEPWKVAYVQPSRRPTDGRYGENPNRLQHYYQYQVILKPSPPDVQQLYLESMKVLGVDPLEHDIRFVEDDWESPTLGASGLGWEVWLDGMEVTQFTYFQMTGSVEVKPVSVELTYGLERICMYLQGVDNVFDLKWNNDITYRDVYHRQEVEQSTYNFEIADVDLLFDLFKKYEAEAHKIIKHGLVVPAYEYCLKCSHTFNLLDARGAISVTERTGYIKRIRDIARACSKAYIIQREEMGHPLLNRGGEN; encoded by the coding sequence ATGAATTTTCAAGATGTAATTTTAAACCTGAATAATTTCTGGGCTCAGCGGGGTTGTGTTCTCATACAATCCTATGACATGGAAGTGGGAGCGGGAACCTTTCATCCCACAACTTTGTTAAAGGCTCTGGGACCGGAACCCTGGAAAGTGGCCTATGTACAGCCGTCAAGACGTCCTACAGACGGGCGCTATGGAGAGAACCCGAACCGGCTTCAGCATTATTACCAATACCAGGTTATATTAAAACCTTCTCCTCCTGATGTTCAGCAATTATACCTGGAATCCATGAAAGTTCTGGGTGTTGATCCTCTTGAACATGATATCCGTTTTGTTGAAGATGACTGGGAATCACCTACTCTTGGAGCTTCAGGCCTTGGATGGGAAGTCTGGCTGGATGGCATGGAAGTCACCCAGTTTACCTATTTTCAGATGACAGGAAGCGTGGAAGTCAAACCCGTGTCTGTTGAACTGACCTATGGCCTTGAGCGAATCTGCATGTACCTGCAGGGTGTGGACAATGTATTTGATCTCAAATGGAACAATGACATCACCTACAGGGATGTATATCACCGGCAGGAAGTCGAACAATCCACCTATAACTTTGAAATTGCGGATGTGGATCTTTTGTTTGATCTGTTTAAAAAATATGAGGCCGAAGCTCATAAGATCATCAAACATGGACTGGTTGTGCCTGCCTATGAATATTGCCTGAAATGTTCCCATACTTTTAATCTCCTGGATGCACGGGGGGCCATAAGTGTGACGGAAAGAACCGGGTACATTAAACGGATCAGGGATATTGCACGGGCTTGCTCCAAAGCATATATCATACAAAGAGAAGAAATGGGACATCCGCTATTGAACAGGGGAGGGGAAAATTAA
- a CDS encoding GHMP family kinase ATP-binding protein: MNFKKILEHQKIHASVPCRVDLGGTLDISTFYLPMIHRLPSTFNIALDLRTAVCLSPWQKGYVKVSSRGFEAAVFKKDEAPFNHPMGLMFAVAKYFDAHGVHIHIESASPPKSALGGSSAAAVAIIAAFFKALANPIDPKQIAWLAHYTEASVAGVPCGMQDQLAAAFGGVNQWIWKMGKGSPEFEQNPVLETNQDIEQFNLNILIAYCGIPHVSKDINQQWVKSFVRGETRLIFEKIADLTKNFSKAVKNKNFKAAAEFMNQETKLRLEMTPDVLDNTGKKLFEKAVNCDCGARFTGAGGGGCLWAVGEAWDIKNLRSVWQKILEPVEAAKILDTKIETKGIIIHKP; the protein is encoded by the coding sequence ATGAATTTTAAAAAAATACTTGAGCATCAAAAAATACATGCATCTGTACCCTGCAGGGTGGATTTGGGTGGTACGCTGGATATCAGTACCTTTTATCTGCCAATGATTCACAGATTGCCGTCAACCTTTAATATAGCTCTTGATCTCAGAACCGCTGTTTGTCTTTCCCCATGGCAAAAAGGATATGTCAAGGTCTCATCCAGGGGGTTTGAAGCTGCGGTTTTTAAAAAAGATGAAGCACCTTTCAATCATCCTATGGGGCTTATGTTTGCCGTGGCAAAGTATTTTGACGCCCATGGGGTTCATATCCATATTGAATCGGCTTCACCTCCCAAAAGTGCCCTGGGAGGATCATCTGCTGCTGCAGTGGCAATTATAGCTGCATTTTTTAAAGCACTTGCCAACCCCATTGACCCAAAACAGATCGCCTGGCTTGCCCATTATACGGAAGCCAGTGTGGCCGGGGTTCCATGTGGAATGCAGGACCAGCTTGCAGCGGCCTTTGGAGGGGTAAATCAATGGATCTGGAAAATGGGAAAGGGTTCACCTGAATTTGAACAAAATCCTGTCCTTGAAACCAACCAAGATATTGAACAATTTAATTTGAATATACTCATTGCTTATTGCGGAATTCCCCATGTGTCAAAAGATATTAATCAACAATGGGTTAAATCTTTTGTTCGCGGTGAAACAAGATTGATTTTTGAAAAAATTGCAGATTTGACAAAAAATTTTTCAAAGGCTGTAAAGAACAAAAATTTCAAGGCAGCAGCCGAGTTTATGAATCAAGAGACAAAACTAAGACTTGAAATGACACCTGATGTGCTTGACAATACCGGGAAAAAATTGTTTGAAAAAGCTGTAAATTGTGACTGTGGTGCAAGGTTTACTGGTGCTGGCGGCGGCGGGTGCCTTTGGGCTGTCGGCGAAGCTTGGGATATAAAAAATTTAAGATCTGTCTGGCAGAAAATCCTTGAACCGGTTGAGGCTGCAAAAATTCTTGACACAAAAATTGAAACCAAAGGTATTATCATACATAAACCATAA
- the glyS gene encoding glycine--tRNA ligase subunit beta, with protein MNTLLIEIGSEEIPAGYIIPALDAFKENILSALDKSRIDHGIAHTLGTPRRLALIIEDLADMQTARTSTITGPPERVGFDENGNPTLAAEKFASKARVAVDQIKVEETPKGRYLTAVIEEKCESSVSILESILEHEILSIPFPKRMKWGDLSISFARPIISLVGLLGDKILDFKVGNIKSSPRIFGHPFMCPGKHKIESADDYIAVAEKAGVVPDIEKRKELLTNAIEACAKEHHSHILEDDDLIDIVTNLVEYPFPVVGGFDEQFLEVPDEVLITAMREHQKYFALVDGKGNLKPLFIAVNNTKANDMQLVARGHEKVLRARLSDAKFFYEVDCKSSLDEFAQKLKNVTFQEKLGTVYEKTLRIGTLVEYLAMVSSYEDKETLKQNVARAAQICKADLVSQVVIEFTKLQGIIGRAYAQKAGEQQDVALAIEQHYRPVYSGGKLPENPTACLLAISDKLDTICGCFSVGLIPTGGADPYALRRQGIGIIQIMLEENLDVSLTAMIDKGLEAYMDDAAKREETALKIKDFFKNRMINILTDMGFSKEAVNSALWASFDNIPDVVLRVRALDSLRKEPDFEPLSITFKRVGNILKKTAGTEDLSVDQNLFEDPSESALFSATNEVRQLVNDLIQEGNYDTALSHIATLRPKVDSFFDDVMVMAEDTKLRQNRIALLSSVSGLFENIADFSMI; from the coding sequence ATGAATACACTTTTAATTGAAATTGGCAGTGAAGAGATCCCGGCCGGTTATATTATCCCTGCATTGGATGCCTTTAAGGAAAACATCCTTTCAGCTTTGGATAAATCAAGAATTGATCATGGTATTGCCCATACCCTGGGAACCCCAAGGCGTCTTGCATTAATAATTGAAGATCTGGCAGATATGCAGACTGCACGCACATCAACCATTACAGGTCCCCCCGAAAGAGTCGGGTTTGATGAAAACGGCAATCCAACTCTTGCTGCTGAAAAATTTGCATCCAAAGCCAGGGTGGCAGTGGATCAAATCAAAGTGGAAGAAACCCCAAAAGGAAGATACCTGACCGCAGTTATAGAAGAAAAATGCGAATCTTCGGTCTCTATCCTGGAATCTATACTTGAACATGAAATTTTATCCATTCCTTTTCCAAAACGCATGAAATGGGGAGACCTTTCCATCAGTTTTGCCCGGCCCATAATTTCACTGGTCGGACTTTTGGGGGATAAGATTCTTGATTTTAAAGTGGGAAATATAAAATCCTCTCCTCGAATCTTCGGGCATCCATTCATGTGTCCGGGTAAACATAAAATTGAATCAGCAGATGATTATATAGCAGTTGCTGAAAAAGCAGGTGTGGTTCCTGATATTGAGAAGAGAAAAGAGCTGCTGACAAATGCCATTGAAGCCTGTGCAAAAGAGCATCACTCCCACATCCTTGAGGATGATGACTTGATTGATATTGTTACAAACCTTGTGGAATATCCATTCCCTGTTGTTGGTGGCTTTGATGAACAATTTCTTGAAGTACCTGATGAGGTATTGATTACTGCCATGAGAGAACACCAGAAATATTTTGCTCTTGTGGATGGAAAAGGCAATTTGAAACCTTTGTTTATTGCGGTTAACAATACTAAAGCAAACGATATGCAGCTTGTGGCAAGAGGTCATGAAAAAGTATTGCGGGCAAGGCTGTCCGATGCAAAATTTTTCTATGAAGTGGATTGCAAGTCTTCATTGGATGAATTTGCCCAAAAGCTTAAAAACGTAACCTTTCAGGAAAAACTGGGAACAGTGTATGAAAAAACGCTGCGGATCGGAACTCTGGTTGAATATCTTGCCATGGTTTCATCTTATGAGGATAAAGAGACGCTCAAGCAGAATGTCGCAAGGGCGGCACAGATCTGCAAGGCAGACCTTGTCAGTCAGGTGGTGATTGAATTTACAAAACTCCAGGGAATTATCGGCAGGGCTTATGCACAAAAAGCCGGTGAACAACAAGATGTTGCCCTTGCCATTGAGCAGCACTACAGACCGGTCTATTCCGGCGGAAAACTGCCTGAAAACCCGACAGCCTGTCTTTTGGCAATTTCAGATAAACTCGATACCATTTGCGGGTGTTTTTCAGTGGGCCTGATCCCCACCGGCGGAGCTGACCCTTATGCATTGAGGCGCCAGGGAATTGGTATCATCCAGATTATGCTGGAAGAAAATCTGGACGTCTCTTTGACAGCCATGATTGATAAAGGGCTGGAAGCGTATATGGATGATGCCGCTAAAAGAGAAGAGACTGCTTTGAAAATCAAAGATTTTTTCAAAAACAGAATGATCAATATTTTAACTGATATGGGCTTTTCAAAAGAAGCTGTGAATTCTGCACTCTGGGCATCTTTTGACAATATACCTGATGTTGTTTTAAGGGTCAGGGCACTGGATTCTTTGAGAAAAGAGCCGGACTTTGAACCTCTTTCCATTACCTTTAAAAGGGTTGGAAATATTCTTAAAAAAACTGCAGGAACAGAGGATTTGTCCGTGGATCAGAATCTTTTTGAAGATCCTTCGGAAAGTGCGTTGTTCAGTGCCACAAATGAAGTGCGTCAGCTTGTCAATGATTTGATTCAAGAGGGAAATTATGATACAGCACTCTCGCATATTGCCACTTTGAGACCCAAGGTGGATTCTTTTTTTGATGATGTAATGGTCATGGCAGAAGATACAAAATTAAGACAGAACAGGATAGCATTATTGTCATCAGTGTCCGGCTTGTTTGAAAATATTGCGGATTTTTCCATGATTTAA
- the recO gene encoding DNA repair protein RecO, whose amino-acid sequence MPGFSTDAILLRKIEYGDHDFIISFLTQSKGKISVIAKNAKKSIRRFSGALDLFSVNHIHCTFPKKKKDALIILSQTDLENPFANIRYDVFKTAYASFWVELIQSWLEEGKVQRNLYDLLLFSLDALNTGSLSGEVASLLFQIRFMSISGFSPNIEICAVCKTPVDWMEQKNVRFDFQEGRIICQNCVKKRSKYGMTVSKGTLKQLFWINNNDINRADRIKFSSFAIKEGEMLLEAFISFHIGREFKSLQFLRRLRQDNEF is encoded by the coding sequence ATGCCGGGTTTCAGTACAGATGCCATATTGCTCAGGAAAATTGAATATGGCGACCATGATTTCATCATCAGTTTCCTGACCCAATCCAAAGGAAAAATATCGGTTATTGCCAAAAATGCGAAAAAGAGTATTAGACGTTTTTCAGGCGCATTGGATCTTTTTTCAGTTAATCATATTCACTGCACCTTTCCTAAAAAAAAAAAAGATGCCCTGATCATATTGTCTCAGACTGATCTTGAGAATCCATTTGCAAATATCCGGTATGATGTATTTAAAACAGCCTATGCAAGTTTCTGGGTTGAATTGATTCAGTCATGGCTGGAGGAGGGCAAAGTTCAAAGAAATTTATATGACTTGCTGCTTTTTTCCCTTGATGCGTTAAATACCGGAAGCTTGTCAGGAGAAGTTGCAAGCCTTCTTTTCCAGATCAGATTTATGAGCATATCCGGGTTTTCTCCCAATATTGAGATTTGTGCTGTGTGTAAAACACCGGTTGATTGGATGGAACAAAAAAATGTTCGGTTTGATTTTCAGGAGGGTCGAATTATTTGTCAAAATTGTGTTAAAAAAAGATCAAAATATGGTATGACGGTTTCAAAAGGCACCTTAAAACAGCTTTTTTGGATAAACAACAATGATATTAACAGGGCTGACAGAATAAAGTTTTCAAGCTTTGCCATAAAAGAGGGTGAAATGCTTTTGGAAGCCTTTATTTCCTTTCATATTGGAAGGGAATTTAAAAGTTTACAATTTCTCAGGCGGTTAAGACAGGACAATGAATTTTAA
- a CDS encoding nucleoside phosphorylase, with protein sequence MNYPTWSDLNNESIVPPLGSYRSHDIGSVAVMISCEPDLRFIKSNVAIAKAVPFFTSTLMTLNGSHKGACITGPFIGAPYAAMLLESLIAKGADKIVVVGWCGAVTDQFDVGDIILPSMAIVDEGTSANYKVLDKNMPHSIPDVALTDQLADQLTAEGIDFKRATIWTTDAIYRETHNKVAYFRQLGARAVEMECSALFSVAEYRKVGIAGLLVVSDSVASKDWDPGFRKKQFKRARQNACKSVMTFAKALCENE encoded by the coding sequence ATGAATTATCCGACCTGGTCGGACCTGAATAATGAATCCATAGTTCCGCCTCTGGGGTCATACAGATCTCATGATATAGGTTCTGTAGCGGTGATGATCAGTTGTGAGCCGGATCTTCGTTTCATTAAATCAAATGTTGCAATTGCAAAGGCGGTTCCTTTTTTTACAAGTACCCTTATGACCCTTAACGGATCTCATAAGGGTGCTTGCATTACCGGGCCTTTTATTGGTGCGCCTTATGCTGCAATGCTGCTGGAATCCTTAATTGCCAAAGGTGCGGATAAGATTGTTGTCGTTGGATGGTGCGGGGCTGTGACAGATCAGTTTGACGTGGGAGATATCATCCTGCCTTCTATGGCCATTGTGGATGAGGGAACCTCTGCCAATTACAAGGTTCTGGATAAAAATATGCCTCATTCAATTCCTGATGTGGCTTTGACTGATCAATTGGCAGATCAACTGACTGCTGAAGGGATTGATTTTAAAAGGGCAACCATATGGACCACGGATGCCATTTACAGGGAAACGCACAACAAAGTGGCGTATTTCAGACAACTGGGGGCAAGGGCTGTTGAAATGGAATGTTCCGCCCTGTTTTCTGTTGCAGAGTATCGAAAGGTCGGCATTGCCGGACTCCTTGTTGTGTCAGACAGTGTTGCGTCAAAAGACTGGGACCCAGGATTCAGGAAAAAACAATTTAAACGGGCAAGGCAGAACGCCTGTAAATCCGTTATGACCTTTGCAAAGGCCTTGTGTGAAAATGAATGA